In one Sphingobacterium daejeonense genomic region, the following are encoded:
- the fbp gene encoding class 1 fructose-bisphosphatase, which yields MDGSSNIDANVSVGTIFSIYKRISTGEELQSVDFSQTGREQVAAGYVIYGSSTMLVYSTGKGVNGFTLDPSIGEFCLSHPRLKIPENGKTYSVNESNYNQFSIAVKQYLQYCKEIDKDSNRPYSSRYIGSLVADFHRNMIQGGIFLYPDTYQYPNGKLRLMYECNPLAFIAEQAGGIATTGENPILDIIPTKLHQRTPLIIGSKNMVEMVEKFIVEFSNEEPSFA from the coding sequence TTGGACGGCTCATCTAATATAGATGCAAATGTTTCTGTGGGAACAATCTTTTCTATATACAAAAGAATAAGTACGGGAGAAGAATTGCAGAGTGTAGACTTTAGCCAAACTGGACGTGAACAGGTAGCTGCTGGCTATGTCATATATGGATCTTCAACGATGCTAGTCTATAGTACTGGGAAAGGTGTTAATGGATTCACTTTAGATCCGTCAATTGGCGAGTTCTGTTTATCGCATCCTAGATTAAAGATTCCTGAGAACGGCAAAACATATTCTGTAAATGAAAGTAATTACAATCAATTTTCAATAGCAGTTAAGCAATATCTGCAATATTGTAAAGAGATTGATAAAGATAGCAATAGGCCATATTCATCACGATATATAGGTTCATTGGTAGCTGACTTTCATAGAAATATGATTCAAGGGGGGATATTCCTTTATCCTGATACTTATCAATATCCAAATGGAAAACTGAGATTGATGTATGAATGCAATCCACTAGCTTTTATTGCAGAGCAGGCAGGGGGGATAGCAACAACAGGAGAAAATCCAATATTGGATATTATCCCTACTAAATTGCATCAAAGAACACCATTAATAATTGGAAGTAAGAATATGGTGGAAATGGTCGAGAAATTTATTGTTGAATTTTCCAATGAAGAGCCTTCATTTGCCTGA
- a CDS encoding YciI family protein — MSRLNSPDKKGIEFDQELAEKLGADDYGMKSYYFVVLKTGPEKNNNKEFVNEAFSGHMANINRLVKEEKLIVAGPFGKNNDQFRGLFILNNVKTEEEAKEILETDPAIKSGLLSYTIYPWYGSAALPMYLQYSEKVTKSKF, encoded by the coding sequence ATGAGTCGCTTAAATTCTCCTGATAAAAAGGGGATAGAATTCGACCAAGAATTGGCAGAAAAGCTCGGTGCAGATGATTATGGAATGAAGTCTTATTATTTTGTAGTGTTAAAGACAGGACCAGAAAAGAATAATAATAAAGAATTCGTTAATGAAGCATTCAGCGGACATATGGCAAATATCAATAGGCTAGTAAAGGAAGAGAAATTAATCGTTGCTGGACCATTTGGAAAAAATAATGATCAATTTCGCGGTTTATTTATCCTCAACAATGTGAAAACAGAAGAGGAAGCTAAAGAGATCCTTGAAACTGATCCAGCAATCAAATCAGGTCTATTGTCCTATACCATCTATCCATGGTATGGATCTGCGGCACTGCCCATGTACTTGCAGTATTCAGAAAAAGTAACCAAATCAAAGTTTTAA